In Papaver somniferum cultivar HN1 chromosome 1, ASM357369v1, whole genome shotgun sequence, a genomic segment contains:
- the LOC113324174 gene encoding protein MEI2-like 1, translating into MAAELNPNAQEYYPSSFLPPTTHHLIHLPCYEISSYSNILRYPPLPPSISCNPAYFFTSPDTSTPAYPYELPPPSNPNVFPADFLVGYYTTTQHTSAHPYCPKYYPNVNFSDMGLDYYHHSQQTRIPPPSLPLVSSYSSSPVMNQIRVLEELNNTDETDYHHQQAITVAAIASDYDDLVGNKESYEKKQSSPISLSPPYEQGSGSSSSSRKIWNKGFNGKPAESIFYRKNNNSLGSTAHQHHYPGMKNYNRKSKSPFMMYSMVKNREDDEVEPVQQNSNKTTGIRKVLPLLNSGKMLIEFLDKHCQSENEKAKLSSTDKESLLTLLSAYDFVYLPIDFCTDANKGYAFVNFTNPTAAWKLNSFLNKYEWNVLNTKKIARVTYARRQGKEELVNYFEGTEFYCDSDELLPICFVPYRDGCEKEMVKQSIVGKCIGYRKECYHHWCRCHSARNQKNV; encoded by the exons ATGGCTGCTGAGCTGAACCCAAATGCTCAAGAATACTACCCATCATCTTTTCTTCCCCCAACAACTCATCATCTGATTCATCTTCCTTGCTATGAAATTAGTAGTTATAGCAACATCTTGCGTTATCCTCCTCTCCCTCCTTCAATCAGTTGCAATCCtgcttacttcttcacttctcctGATACCAGTACTCCTGCCTACCCCTATGAACTTCCTCCTCCCTCAAATCCAAATGTTTTTCCAGCTGATTTTTTGGTTGGATACTATACTACCACTCAACATACCAGTGCGCACCCTTACTGCCCAAAGTACTACCCAAATGTTAACTTCAGTGATATGGGTCTCGATTATTATCATCACTCGCAGCAAACAAGGATCCCACCACCATCACTACCACTAGTATCGTCATATTCATCATCACCAGTCATGAATCAGATTAGGGTTTTAGAGGAACTAAACAATACTGATGAAACTGATTATCATCATCAGCAAGCAATAACAGTTGCAGCAATAGCTTCTGATTATGATGATCTGGTGGGAAATAAGGAGAGCTATGAGAAAAAACAATCATCTCCCATTTCTTTATCTCCTCCTTATGAACAGGGGAgtggtagtagcagcagcagcagaaaaatctggAATAAGGGTTTCAACGGTAAGCCGGCGGAAAGTATTTTTTATCGGAAAAACAATAACTCGCTGGGAAGCACTGCTCATCAACATCATTATCCAGGTATGAAGAATTACAATAGAAAGTCAAAATCACCTTTTATGATGTATTCCATGGTCAAGAATCGcgaagatgatgaagttgaacCGGTTCAACAGAACAGCAACAAGACAACC GGTATCCGAAAGGTTTTGCCTCTTTTAAATTCTGG GAAAATGTTGATTGAATTCTTGGACAAACATTGCCAATCTGAAAACGAAAAGGCTAAGTTGTCATCAACCGACAAAGAAAGTCTACTAACACTTCTATCAGCTTATGATTTTGTATATCTCCCCATTGATTTCTG TACTGATGCGAACAAGGGATACGCGTTTGTGAACTTCACAAACCCAACTGCAGCATGGAAATTGAACTCTTTCTTAAACAAATATGAGTGGAATGTCTTGAACACTAAGAAGATTGCTCGTGTTACATACGCGAGACGTCAG GGCAAGGAAGAACTAGTGAATTACTTCGAGGGCACCGAGTTTTATTGTGATTCTGATGAATTGCTACCTATTTGCTTTGTACCGTACCGAGATGGGTGTGAGAAGGAGATGGTTAAACAAAGTATTGTGGGGAAATGTATTGGCTATCGCAAAGAGTGCTATCACCACTGGTGTCGTTGCCATTCAGCTCGAAACCAGAAAAATGTCTAG